From Defluviitalea raffinosedens, the proteins below share one genomic window:
- a CDS encoding M48 family metallopeptidase, with amino-acid sequence MKLEFKYGTRNVPFDVVRAKRKTVKIVVSPPDQVVVTVPMRMSQKQIIDVVTAKGNWILKKIDYFKEIDYFPVKREYIEDELFMYLGKYYPLKIEYSSDIKKPEIMLCNDQLRIKTNTENKDIMQKTMEQWYRTMAQKVIGERVRYYQKFFNTEPKDIKVKEQKKRWGSCTYDNRLLFNWRCIMATLESLDYIVVHEMSHMHHKNHSKQFWSFVESILPDYKARKEWLRDNGIKMNL; translated from the coding sequence ATGAAATTAGAATTTAAATATGGAACTAGAAATGTACCTTTTGATGTGGTACGGGCAAAGAGAAAAACAGTAAAAATTGTAGTATCACCACCCGATCAGGTGGTAGTAACTGTTCCCATGCGCATGAGTCAAAAGCAAATTATAGATGTCGTAACTGCAAAAGGGAATTGGATTTTAAAAAAGATAGATTATTTTAAAGAAATCGATTATTTCCCCGTTAAAAGAGAATATATTGAAGATGAACTCTTTATGTATTTAGGAAAATACTATCCTTTAAAAATTGAATACAGTTCAGATATTAAAAAACCGGAAATAATGTTATGTAATGATCAATTGAGGATTAAAACCAATACAGAAAATAAAGACATAATGCAAAAAACCATGGAGCAGTGGTACAGAACTATGGCTCAGAAAGTTATAGGAGAAAGGGTAAGGTATTATCAAAAGTTTTTTAATACAGAACCGAAAGATATAAAAGTTAAAGAGCAAAAGAAAAGATGGGGGAGCTGTACCTATGACAATCGACTTTTATTCAACTGGCGATGCATTATGGCAACTTTAGAGAGTTTAGATTATATTGTTGTTCACGAAATGAGTCATATGCATCATAAAAACCATTCAAAGCAATTTTGGAGTTTTGTAGAATCCATACTTCCTGATTATAAAGCAAGAAAAGAATGGCTGCGGGACAATGGAATCAAGATGAATCTATAG
- a CDS encoding MATE family efflux transporter gives MGNYVLKDFAKYVCLNILGMLGLSCYILADTFFVAKALGATGIAALNFSISIYSVIHGTGLMIGLGGATRYSILKSQNEDEKANAVFTTCIKLGFLIGASFALIGIVGSKTLAVILGADGTTLPLTKNYLTTILCFATFFITNNIMLAFVRNDHNPNLSMFAMLMGSFSNILLDYIFMFPLGMGMFGAAFATSLAPIISISILLLHFRRGKAQFRYIPYKMNWSGVGDFLSLGLSAFITEVSSAVVLITFNLVILSIKGNLGVASYGIVANIALVGVSVFVGIAQGMQPLVSYGYGLKDYMVLKKVLKYAVITSFAIASVMYLSTYFNVNFIIGIFNSEGNLAIAQIAREGLVIYFIGFFFAGINIILTMYLSASEHAKEAFAISMARGCIIIVPMALMLSRIWGMTGIWLSFVITEGIVMLISIFTVANSGKNENDNLEKTIGNIPEESY, from the coding sequence ATGGGAAATTATGTTCTAAAGGATTTTGCTAAATATGTGTGTTTAAATATTCTCGGAATGTTAGGACTTTCGTGTTATATTCTGGCCGACACTTTTTTTGTAGCAAAAGCCTTAGGTGCAACGGGGATTGCAGCATTGAATTTTTCTATTTCGATTTATAGCGTGATTCATGGCACAGGATTGATGATAGGACTTGGGGGAGCCACAAGATACAGTATCTTAAAATCTCAGAATGAAGATGAAAAGGCCAATGCAGTTTTTACAACCTGTATAAAATTAGGATTTTTAATAGGCGCATCCTTTGCCCTTATTGGTATAGTTGGTTCAAAAACTCTGGCAGTTATATTAGGCGCAGATGGGACTACCTTGCCGCTGACGAAGAACTATTTAACTACAATATTATGCTTTGCGACATTTTTCATCACAAATAATATTATGCTTGCCTTTGTACGCAATGATCATAATCCTAATTTATCTATGTTTGCGATGTTAATGGGTAGTTTTTCAAATATATTATTGGATTATATATTTATGTTTCCTCTAGGGATGGGAATGTTTGGGGCAGCTTTTGCAACCTCTCTGGCACCGATCATCAGTATCAGTATACTGTTATTGCATTTTAGGAGGGGTAAAGCTCAGTTTAGATATATCCCTTATAAAATGAACTGGTCAGGGGTCGGTGATTTTTTGAGCTTAGGGTTATCAGCTTTTATTACAGAAGTTTCATCTGCTGTTGTGCTTATAACTTTTAATCTTGTGATTTTAAGTATTAAGGGGAATCTAGGGGTTGCCTCCTATGGAATTGTTGCCAATATCGCATTGGTTGGGGTTTCTGTGTTCGTTGGAATTGCACAAGGGATGCAGCCTCTTGTTAGTTACGGATATGGATTGAAAGATTATATGGTTCTAAAGAAAGTGCTGAAATATGCTGTAATTACTTCTTTTGCCATAGCCTCCGTTATGTATTTAAGCACGTATTTCAATGTAAACTTTATTATTGGAATTTTTAATAGTGAAGGGAACCTGGCAATAGCCCAAATTGCAAGAGAAGGGCTGGTTATTTACTTTATTGGTTTTTTCTTTGCAGGAATTAATATTATTCTGACTATGTATCTCAGTGCTTCAGAGCATGCTAAGGAGGCTTTTGCTATTTCTATGGCAAGAGGATGCATTATTATTGTCCCAATGGCTTTGATGTTAAGCAGAATTTGGGGAATGACAGGTATATGGTTGTCATTTGTTATTACGGAAGGTATTGTAATGCTGATATCTATTTTTACAGTGGCCAATTCAGGAAAAAATGAAAATGATAATTTAGAGAAAACCATTGGGAACATTCCTGAAGAATCCTATTAA
- a CDS encoding DUF2935 domain-containing protein, protein MLSRQEFIRISIEMNLFFQRIMKEHLFFIETNLQPAKPAFIAKADILKQNFERLLSETVHYAKGIISEQVTPSNQFVTPYTLRAEDLTSRLTGARINTNITRNEYTLMDLPNRYHNEWLENVVFDLNRRSYYLLKEVITFKKQLLTLVLECKIFTNLYPEMLEHLIHEAEYYLAILKTLQERKLPVKTLCDELNFWNHIMGEHAQFIDGMLDPTEKNLKKIAEASAKEFEKLVAECIQTAEKQILHKSLQATQTIRDFKREATNELLKCKIKSIIPPLLADHVLREANHYLRLLDILKH, encoded by the coding sequence GTGTTATCAAGACAAGAATTCATTAGAATTTCCATAGAAATGAATCTTTTTTTCCAAAGAATCATGAAGGAGCATTTATTTTTTATAGAAACCAATCTGCAACCTGCAAAACCTGCCTTTATTGCCAAAGCAGACATACTGAAACAAAATTTTGAACGTCTTCTGTCTGAAACAGTTCATTATGCCAAAGGAATCATCTCCGAACAGGTTACTCCATCAAACCAATTCGTTACTCCTTATACTTTAAGAGCTGAAGATCTCACTTCAAGATTAACAGGAGCACGAATCAACACCAATATTACCAGAAACGAATATACATTAATGGATCTGCCAAATCGTTATCATAATGAATGGCTAGAAAATGTAGTTTTTGATTTAAACAGAAGATCATATTATTTGCTTAAAGAAGTCATCACATTTAAAAAGCAACTTTTGACACTGGTTCTGGAATGCAAAATATTTACAAACCTATATCCTGAAATGTTAGAACATCTGATCCATGAAGCTGAGTACTACCTGGCAATTTTAAAAACTCTCCAAGAAAGAAAACTTCCAGTAAAAACTTTATGCGATGAGCTTAATTTCTGGAATCATATCATGGGAGAACATGCTCAATTTATTGATGGTATGTTAGATCCCACAGAAAAAAATCTCAAAAAAATCGCAGAAGCATCTGCTAAAGAATTTGAAAAACTTGTGGCAGAATGTATTCAAACTGCTGAAAAACAAATTCTTCATAAAAGTCTGCAAGCTACTCAAACCATCAGAGACTTTAAAAGAGAAGCCACAAATGAATTATTAAAATGTAAAATAAAATCCATCATTCCTCCTCTGTTGGCAGATCACGTACTGCGAGAAGCCAATCATTATTTAAGATTATTAGATATACTGAAACACTGA
- a CDS encoding DUF4153 domain-containing protein: MDISNFIIDNMNNPRELERMFRKEPEIFKRSFLHVWEQNSNSQILSVWYERLNYKETEKTEGASLIDKSFVFMGILAILSGITTRILLYFVEQQGIAPINLIFGILPFMAAYFLYNNSAKKNIVYTIAALFLMSGVYLNLIPFEQKDSMILAYLHLPVFLWVLLGLAFTGNEYSMGSARLNYLKFNGEFCILYASMAISGMLLTALTMQLFGVIGMHIEEFYFENIVLFGVASLAIVASYLVSRNLKFTKTLAPYIAKIFSPLMLTTLIAYLIVAIWVGKNPFLDRDFLILFNEILIIVLAVTIFSITENDAKGKKSISDYINFTLIFLSLMIDSVAFLAMVFRLSFYGITANRLATVGINILIWGNLFWIMLSYIKFLKSKSGYSAIQDAVTKYLPIYGIWAAFVTFTFPLIFK; encoded by the coding sequence ATGGATATCAGCAATTTTATTATTGACAATATGAATAATCCCCGTGAGTTAGAGAGAATGTTTAGAAAAGAACCAGAGATTTTTAAAAGGTCATTTCTACATGTTTGGGAACAAAATTCCAATTCACAGATTCTTTCCGTTTGGTATGAAAGATTGAATTATAAAGAGACAGAAAAGACAGAGGGAGCTTCCCTTATAGATAAATCATTTGTATTCATGGGTATTTTAGCAATTTTGTCTGGAATAACCACTAGGATACTTTTGTATTTTGTCGAACAGCAAGGAATAGCTCCCATTAACCTTATCTTTGGTATACTACCTTTTATGGCTGCTTATTTTTTATACAATAATAGTGCAAAAAAGAATATTGTTTATACTATCGCTGCTTTATTCCTTATGTCTGGAGTATATCTTAATCTCATTCCTTTTGAACAGAAGGACAGTATGATCTTGGCATATTTACACCTTCCTGTTTTCTTATGGGTATTATTAGGACTTGCGTTTACAGGAAATGAATACAGTATGGGCAGTGCAAGACTAAATTATCTTAAATTTAATGGAGAATTTTGTATACTTTATGCCAGTATGGCAATTAGCGGAATGCTGCTGACGGCCCTTACTATGCAATTATTTGGAGTAATTGGTATGCATATTGAAGAATTTTATTTTGAAAATATTGTTTTGTTTGGCGTTGCATCTCTCGCTATTGTGGCTTCTTATCTGGTATCCAGGAATCTCAAATTTACAAAGACTCTTGCACCATATATAGCTAAAATTTTTAGTCCTCTTATGTTGACTACATTGATAGCATACTTGATAGTGGCTATTTGGGTTGGGAAAAATCCATTCTTAGATCGGGATTTCCTGATACTATTCAACGAAATACTTATTATTGTACTGGCTGTTACAATATTTTCTATTACGGAGAATGATGCAAAGGGAAAGAAGAGTATTTCTGATTATATCAATTTTACTTTAATTTTTCTTTCTTTGATGATTGACAGCGTGGCATTTTTGGCCATGGTATTCAGATTGTCTTTTTATGGAATTACAGCGAACAGACTGGCTACTGTGGGAATAAATATATTGATTTGGGGGAATTTGTTCTGGATCATGCTTTCCTATATTAAATTTCTTAAAAGTAAAAGCGGATATTCTGCTATTCAGGATGCCGTTACAAAATATTTGCCAATTTACGGAATTTGGGCAGCTTTTGTTACATTTACTTTTCCGTTGATTTTTAAATAA
- a CDS encoding FMN-dependent NADH-azoreductase — protein MKKLLYITVNSKPENLSVSRTVGRAFVNKFVERYPEFTVEELDLYKEHIPRLEYQYFESRNCMINEETAKNLSAKEQKEVQRITELCNQFIESDVYVIASPMWSLSFPAPLKEYIDCIVQVGKTISLPKKGEKPEGLLNDRPRAAVYIQSSGGNIPWIIGTMFNKGVDYVETIMNFMGINKFEKLFVDGTGNTEEERTVAIEKAKEKIDKIIEKIEIKEHALV, from the coding sequence TTGAAAAAATTATTATATATTACGGTGAATTCAAAGCCAGAAAACTTATCAGTGAGCAGAACTGTTGGAAGAGCATTTGTTAATAAATTTGTTGAAAGATATCCAGAGTTTACAGTGGAAGAATTGGATTTGTATAAAGAACATATTCCCAGATTAGAATATCAGTATTTTGAAAGCAGAAATTGCATGATCAATGAAGAAACTGCAAAAAATTTATCGGCTAAAGAGCAAAAAGAAGTTCAAAGAATTACAGAGTTGTGCAACCAATTTATTGAATCAGATGTATATGTTATTGCATCTCCAATGTGGAGTTTATCCTTCCCTGCTCCATTAAAAGAGTATATAGACTGTATTGTACAAGTTGGTAAAACCATTTCACTTCCTAAAAAAGGGGAAAAGCCTGAAGGTCTTCTGAATGACCGTCCAAGGGCAGCAGTTTATATACAATCTTCCGGCGGAAACATTCCGTGGATTATAGGTACAATGTTTAATAAAGGTGTAGATTATGTTGAAACCATAATGAATTTCATGGGTATTAATAAGTTTGAAAAACTATTTGTTGATGGCACAGGGAATACGGAAGAAGAGAGAACAGTTGCCATCGAAAAAGCTAAAGAAAAGATTGATAAAATTATTGAAAAGATTGAAATAAAAGAGCATGCATTAGTCTAG
- the pdaA gene encoding delta-lactam-biosynthetic de-N-acetylase, whose protein sequence is MEKCKQIAFTILLCVAAYVLGGRVAMLVDHHKQEVMSRSVEENWGLSFSSPGQPPKANATAEELKQYDAYYIGDGKEKVIYLTFDAGYENGYTPAILDALKKHNVTATFFIVGNYIKTSPDLVKRMIEEGHTVGNHTYTHPNMSKMNTMETFRKELENLEIDFEKVTGKEMTKYYRPPQGKYNVNNLKMAKELGYKTFFWSLAYVDWYTDKQPTKEEAFDKLLGRIHPGAIVLLHSTSKTNSEILDELIQKWKEMGYTFDTLDHLVQ, encoded by the coding sequence ATGGAAAAATGTAAACAGATTGCATTTACTATACTTCTGTGTGTGGCAGCATATGTTTTGGGTGGCAGGGTTGCAATGCTGGTGGATCACCATAAGCAGGAAGTGATGAGTAGGTCTGTCGAAGAAAACTGGGGGCTTAGCTTTTCATCGCCAGGTCAGCCGCCTAAGGCCAATGCAACAGCAGAAGAGTTAAAACAGTATGATGCCTATTATATTGGGGATGGCAAAGAAAAGGTGATCTATTTGACTTTTGATGCCGGCTATGAAAATGGGTATACTCCTGCCATACTGGATGCACTGAAGAAGCATAACGTGACAGCAACTTTTTTTATAGTGGGAAATTATATCAAAACAAGCCCTGATTTGGTTAAACGAATGATTGAAGAAGGACATACTGTAGGTAACCATACATATACGCATCCAAATATGTCTAAAATGAATACAATGGAGACTTTTCGTAAAGAACTTGAAAACTTGGAGATCGACTTTGAAAAAGTAACAGGAAAGGAAATGACAAAGTATTATAGACCTCCACAAGGAAAGTATAACGTCAATAATTTAAAAATGGCAAAAGAATTGGGATATAAAACTTTCTTCTGGAGTCTTGCCTATGTGGATTGGTATACTGACAAGCAACCTACGAAAGAAGAGGCATTTGATAAGTTATTAGGAAGAATTCATCCAGGAGCAATTGTTCTCCTTCATAGTACCTCAAAGACCAACTCTGAAATATTAGATGAACTGATTCAAAAGTGGAAGGAGATGGGATATACCTTTGATACCTTAGATCATTTAGTTCAATAA
- a CDS encoding helix-turn-helix domain-containing protein yields MAIIINIDVMLAKRKMSVTELSEKVGITMANLSILKNGKAKAIRLSTLDGICKALDCQPGDILEYKNDDEL; encoded by the coding sequence ATGGCAATTATCATTAATATCGACGTTATGTTGGCTAAAAGAAAGATGAGTGTAACAGAACTTTCCGAGAAGGTGGGAATCACCATGGCTAACCTTTCAATATTAAAGAATGGAAAAGCAAAGGCAATTCGATTATCCACTTTAGATGGGATTTGCAAGGCTTTAGATTGTCAGCCTGGAGATATTCTGGAATATAAAAATGATGATGAGCTTTAG